The following coding sequences are from one Candidatus Hydrogenedentota bacterium window:
- a CDS encoding cold-shock protein encodes MPTGTVKWFNEQKGYGFIIPDEGGKDIFVHRSNVETVNRTLKENEKVVFEVGDGRKGPEAKGVRTA; translated from the coding sequence ATGCCTACCGGTACTGTGAAGTGGTTCAATGAGCAAAAAGGGTATGGCTTCATCATCCCCGATGAAGGCGGCAAAGACATTTTTGTCCATCGATCGAACGTCGAGACGGTTAACCGCACCTTGAAAGAGAATGAGAAAGTTGTCTTCGAGGTGGGCGACGGGCGAAAAGGCCCGGAGGCCAAAGGGGTCCGTACTGCCTAA
- a CDS encoding PAS domain-containing protein translates to SLLEEAQEGFWQDFLSGDDAWVDGLLLLTALVLLVGLIFHIHARKAEAKRALERDLERRRFLENILLSLAHPFYVIDASTYEVLIANAAAREGASNPASTCYGLTHGLDEPCGGEDHVCPLRLVKETREQVVTEHRHCMAGGEVRTFEVHGFPVFDGAGEVAQMIEYSFDVTQRKRAEAERENLIHQLETALREVKTLSGMLPICSSCKKVRDDQGYWNQIEQYISSRSDAEFSHSLCPECVKQLYPEYNEKPRRRA, encoded by the coding sequence TCACTTCTCGAGGAAGCACAGGAAGGGTTCTGGCAGGACTTCCTTTCAGGCGACGACGCCTGGGTGGACGGTCTCCTGCTTCTCACGGCGCTGGTTCTGCTTGTCGGGCTTATCTTTCACATCCACGCGCGTAAAGCCGAAGCCAAACGCGCTTTGGAACGCGACCTCGAACGGCGCCGGTTCCTCGAGAATATTTTGTTGTCTCTGGCGCATCCGTTTTATGTGATTGACGCCAGCACCTACGAAGTGCTCATCGCGAACGCGGCGGCCCGGGAGGGCGCCAGCAACCCCGCTTCCACGTGCTATGGGCTGACCCATGGCCTCGACGAGCCCTGCGGCGGCGAGGACCACGTTTGCCCGTTACGGCTCGTCAAGGAAACGCGAGAGCAGGTTGTTACGGAACATCGCCACTGCATGGCCGGCGGTGAAGTGCGGACCTTCGAGGTCCATGGTTTTCCCGTGTTTGACGGCGCCGGAGAAGTCGCCCAGATGATTGAGTACTCGTTTGACGTTACTCAACGCAAACGTGCTGAAGCTGAACGCGAGAACCTGATTCATCAACTCGAGACGGCGTTGCGCGAGGTCAAGACCTTGAGCGGCATGCTTCCCATATGCAGTTCGTGCAAGAAGGTCCGCGACGACCAGGGTTACTGGAACCAGATCGAGCAGTACATCAGCAGCCGCTCTGATGCGGAATTCAGCCACAGCCTCTGCCCGGAATGCGTCAAGCAGCTGTATCCCGAGTATAACGAGAAGCCCAGGAGGCGGGCCTGA
- a CDS encoding DUF1848 domain-containing protein — protein sequence MIISASRRTDIPAFYSKWFMNRIEARFCEVPNPFNPAQVSRVSLCPEEVDALVFWTRNAAPLFPRLKELNARGYRYYFLYTLLDYPELLEPRAAPVETRIESFRQLANVIGPDRVIWRYDPIVVSTITPVGFHKEAFSRIASSIERATKRCIISFVDLYRKLDKRLRWLSEHGCTLSEPHEEEAAELAAFIAACARRHGMRVTTCAENLDLTPWGISPGKCIDNDYLASVFGIAASAEKDPAQRPACGCVVSRDIGCYDTCVHGCRYCYATSNESKAEERFKTHDPAWPSLTRSE from the coding sequence GTGATTATCAGCGCGAGCCGGCGAACGGATATTCCGGCATTCTATTCCAAGTGGTTCATGAACCGCATCGAGGCGCGATTCTGCGAGGTCCCGAACCCGTTCAACCCGGCTCAGGTGTCGCGCGTGTCTTTATGCCCCGAAGAAGTGGACGCGCTGGTCTTCTGGACCCGGAATGCCGCTCCCCTTTTCCCGCGTCTGAAGGAGCTCAATGCCCGCGGATACCGATACTACTTTCTCTATACCCTCCTCGACTACCCGGAACTGCTCGAACCCCGAGCCGCGCCCGTCGAGACGCGTATCGAGAGTTTTCGCCAGCTGGCCAATGTTATCGGGCCGGACCGCGTCATCTGGCGGTATGATCCCATCGTGGTAAGCACAATCACGCCCGTGGGCTTTCACAAGGAAGCCTTCTCACGAATCGCCTCGTCCATCGAAAGGGCAACGAAGCGTTGCATCATCAGCTTCGTGGACCTCTACCGGAAACTCGACAAGCGCCTGCGATGGCTCAGCGAGCATGGTTGTACGTTGTCCGAGCCGCATGAAGAAGAGGCCGCCGAGCTGGCGGCGTTTATTGCCGCATGCGCGCGGAGGCATGGCATGCGGGTGACAACGTGCGCCGAGAACCTCGATCTCACGCCGTGGGGCATCTCCCCCGGAAAATGCATCGACAACGACTACCTGGCCTCGGTATTCGGGATTGCCGCCAGTGCCGAAAAGGATCCCGCGCAGCGTCCCGCATGCGGCTGCGTCGTCAGCAGGGATATCGGCTGCTACGACACCTGCGTGCACGGCTGCCGCTACTGTTACGCGACATCCAACGAATCCAAGGCAGAGGAACGCTTCAAGACGCATGATCCCGCATGGCCGAGCCTCACGCGAAGCGAGTAG
- a CDS encoding DUF2961 domain-containing protein, with protein sequence MNTWQSGFAVIVFLLLLRSGIAVASPGTSPASEDDNDLTAIAVMRDWETHQFTTFNPDTRNKTAPVPRGKNVTIAEVEGEGHIANLWMTFPGWFWQHWFTEAPIDQSILKTLILRIYWDGAGKAAVEAPAADFFGIGLAQSANYASRYFGASSGGFFCKFPMPFKKGFRIELENKDATIDTGVFMNVLYHLNSGVSENSGYFHAQFHTARNQGPDPTFIGEFEGRGHYVGCTLSMQAEPFNTLVYLEAPEYIYIDEDWKRARIFGTGLEDYFMGGWYFREGTFAGPYHGLPIKDSFNSCVAMYRTHEADAIHFKKRFRMEFVNPFDPERLKPYAYSSVAFCYLDTPEGQGPGIPERDKLLCWYRVKNTDHQSIP encoded by the coding sequence ATGAATACCTGGCAGAGTGGTTTTGCCGTCATTGTGTTCCTTCTTCTTCTCCGGAGCGGAATCGCTGTCGCGTCCCCCGGGACCTCGCCTGCCTCCGAAGACGACAACGACCTTACGGCCATCGCCGTCATGCGCGACTGGGAAACGCATCAGTTCACGACCTTCAACCCCGACACCCGAAACAAGACGGCGCCGGTGCCAAGGGGAAAGAACGTGACCATCGCCGAAGTCGAGGGAGAAGGTCATATCGCGAACCTCTGGATGACGTTTCCCGGGTGGTTCTGGCAGCACTGGTTCACGGAGGCCCCCATTGATCAATCGATTCTCAAGACGCTCATCTTGCGAATCTACTGGGACGGCGCCGGGAAGGCGGCGGTCGAAGCGCCCGCGGCCGATTTCTTCGGAATCGGCCTGGCCCAGTCGGCGAATTATGCATCCAGGTATTTTGGCGCCTCGAGCGGCGGCTTCTTCTGCAAGTTTCCGATGCCGTTCAAGAAAGGGTTTCGCATCGAACTTGAGAACAAGGACGCGACTATCGACACCGGGGTTTTCATGAACGTTCTTTATCATCTCAACAGCGGTGTCTCTGAGAACTCGGGGTATTTCCACGCCCAGTTTCACACCGCCCGCAACCAGGGCCCTGACCCGACGTTCATCGGCGAATTCGAGGGCCGCGGGCACTATGTAGGTTGCACGTTGTCGATGCAGGCCGAGCCCTTCAACACCCTCGTCTATCTCGAGGCGCCCGAATACATTTACATCGATGAGGATTGGAAACGGGCCCGCATCTTCGGCACCGGTCTCGAGGATTACTTTATGGGAGGGTGGTATTTCCGCGAGGGGACATTTGCCGGGCCCTACCACGGCTTGCCCATCAAGGATTCGTTCAACTCGTGCGTCGCGATGTACCGGACTCACGAGGCTGACGCCATTCATTTCAAGAAGCGGTTCCGCATGGAGTTTGTGAATCCCTTTGACCCGGAGCGGCTCAAGCCCTATGCCTATTCGTCGGTGGCCTTCTGTTATCTGGACACGCCCGAGGGGCAAGGGCCCGGCATCCCCGAGCGCGATAAACTCCTCTGCTGGTACCGCGTCAAGAACACCGATCATCAGAGCATTCCGTAG
- a CDS encoding manganese efflux pump: MTLLTIVGIALGLAMDAFAAAVGASIRLRHVSPRQVFRFGWHFGLFQAIMPVIGWYFGTYLEELIVAWDHWVAF, encoded by the coding sequence ATGACGCTGCTCACCATTGTGGGAATAGCCTTGGGCCTGGCCATGGACGCCTTCGCCGCGGCCGTTGGCGCAAGCATCCGTCTTCGCCATGTTTCCCCGCGGCAGGTGTTCCGGTTCGGGTGGCATTTCGGGTTGTTTCAGGCCATAATGCCCGTCATCGGCTGGTATTTCGGCACGTATCTCGAGGAATTGATTGTCGCGTGGGACCACTGGGTCGCGTTCG
- the nagB gene encoding glucosamine-6-phosphate deaminase has product MEVIIRDTREKAVSLTASLIARALVKKPNLVLGLATGRTMESVYQLLVAMYEDDGLDFSLARTFNLDEYVGLPPEDPNSYRFYMNRHLFHRVNIDLRNTHLPDGMAEDIEAECRNYEEKIVDCNGIDLQLLGIGRTGHIGFNEPLSAMRSRTRPKALSPETVAQNAPLFTGETPMPRRAITMGVGTILECRRCILLATGKEKAEVIAKAVEGPVTAMISATALQLHPNCTVIVDAEAGSLLQNQDYYRWIFENEPDWQQYH; this is encoded by the coding sequence GTGGAAGTTATCATTCGCGACACACGGGAAAAGGCGGTTTCGCTGACGGCGTCCCTGATTGCGCGGGCGCTGGTGAAGAAACCCAATCTGGTACTCGGGCTGGCCACCGGCCGCACGATGGAATCGGTGTACCAACTGCTCGTGGCCATGTATGAGGATGACGGGCTGGATTTTTCGCTGGCCCGGACGTTCAACCTCGATGAATACGTGGGTTTGCCGCCCGAGGACCCCAATTCCTACCGCTTCTACATGAACAGGCACTTGTTTCACCGGGTGAACATTGACCTGCGAAACACGCATTTGCCCGACGGGATGGCCGAAGACATCGAAGCCGAGTGCCGGAACTACGAGGAAAAGATCGTAGACTGCAACGGCATTGACCTTCAGTTGCTGGGGATTGGCCGCACGGGGCATATCGGTTTCAACGAACCGCTTTCCGCCATGCGGTCTCGCACGCGCCCGAAAGCCCTCTCGCCTGAAACGGTCGCGCAAAACGCCCCCCTTTTCACGGGAGAGACTCCCATGCCGCGCCGCGCGATAACCATGGGGGTCGGCACCATCCTGGAATGCCGCCGTTGTATCCTGCTCGCCACCGGCAAAGAAAAGGCCGAAGTGATTGCCAAGGCCGTCGAGGGCCCCGTCACCGCCATGATTTCGGCCACGGCCCTCCAGTTGCACCCGAATTGTACCGTGATCGTGGACGCGGAGGCCGGCTCGCTCCTTCAGAACCAGGACTACTACCGGTGGATCTTCGAGAATGAACCGGATTGGCAGCAGTATCACTGA
- a CDS encoding response regulator translates to MSHIMLVDDDVDLAQLIRTKLAAEGHEVSVIHSGDGAFEMAKQVKPDLVVLDIMLPGETGYRICRRLRKDPELYQVGILILTALGEEPEVLHGLEQGADDYLSKPFKLDHLMDKIVSLEALLDSAKQRHSATGLPGTEAVKREINHRLARGMAIACCYIDMVGFKPYCAVTGVTGQTRALAFMANMLNMLTRQMGVYESYTAHLGGEHFVVMLNLEDYERFCNTLMEMFDQKVKELYTPEQVQQGFIMATDRRGKTGRYPLMMLSIGIAHNQFRQYKSAKKVFEVLAQTRQMARPVNKSAMFADRRQTDR, encoded by the coding sequence ATGAGTCATATCATGCTCGTCGATGATGACGTCGATCTTGCCCAGCTCATTCGCACCAAACTCGCGGCGGAAGGGCACGAAGTCTCCGTGATCCACTCGGGCGATGGTGCGTTTGAGATGGCCAAGCAGGTGAAGCCGGACTTGGTTGTCTTGGACATCATGTTGCCGGGGGAGACAGGCTACCGCATCTGCAGGCGTCTGCGTAAAGACCCTGAATTGTATCAAGTGGGCATTCTCATCCTTACGGCGCTCGGGGAAGAGCCGGAAGTCCTTCACGGCCTCGAGCAGGGGGCGGACGACTATTTATCCAAGCCCTTCAAACTTGATCATCTCATGGACAAGATTGTGTCATTGGAGGCGTTGCTGGATTCGGCGAAGCAGCGGCACTCGGCCACGGGATTGCCCGGCACCGAGGCGGTCAAACGCGAAATCAACCATCGTCTCGCTCGCGGGATGGCGATCGCCTGTTGCTATATCGATATGGTCGGTTTCAAGCCCTACTGCGCGGTGACGGGAGTCACGGGCCAGACCCGCGCCCTGGCCTTTATGGCCAACATGCTCAATATGCTCACGCGTCAAATGGGCGTCTATGAGAGTTACACGGCCCATCTTGGCGGCGAACATTTCGTGGTGATGCTGAATCTCGAGGACTACGAGCGTTTCTGCAATACGCTCATGGAGATGTTCGATCAGAAGGTGAAGGAACTGTACACGCCCGAGCAGGTGCAGCAGGGATTTATCATGGCTACCGACCGGCGGGGCAAGACCGGGAGATATCCTCTGATGATGTTGTCTATCGGCATTGCCCACAACCAGTTTCGACAGTACAAGAGCGCGAAGAAGGTTTTTGAGGTTCTCGCGCAAACCCGCCAGATGGCCAGGCCGGTGAACAAAAGCGCGATGTTCGCCGATCGACGGCAGACCGATCGTTAG
- a CDS encoding VIT1/CCC1 family protein, whose amino-acid sequence MSDGMTPGSPEPTPELRRQLLAMQRNEITEYHVYKRLAQRQTDTHNRDVLQRIAEEERNHHDFWQGYTGVPANPSRLQITLYPLMARLLGLTFAVKLMERGEESAQLNYEAVAGIIPEAKRVLEEEEEHERRLLAILDEEWLQYIGSIVLGLSDALVELTGALAGLTLALANSRLIALIGLITGIAAAMSMAASEYLSRKAEEKEGHSPLKAAVYTGIAYIVTVALLVASYLLLANPLASLAATLFFAILIIVVFTYYLAVVRDMPFKHRFLEMAGLCLGVSIVSFGIGFVLRQAFGIDL is encoded by the coding sequence ATGTCTGACGGGATGACTCCCGGCTCGCCGGAACCGACGCCGGAGCTGCGCCGCCAACTGCTGGCCATGCAACGGAATGAAATCACGGAATACCATGTCTACAAGCGTCTCGCCCAACGCCAGACGGATACCCATAATCGCGACGTCCTGCAGCGGATAGCCGAAGAGGAACGCAACCACCACGACTTCTGGCAAGGGTATACGGGGGTCCCCGCGAACCCGAGCCGGCTGCAAATCACGCTGTATCCCCTGATGGCGCGGCTGCTGGGCCTGACATTTGCCGTCAAACTGATGGAACGGGGAGAGGAATCCGCGCAGCTCAACTACGAGGCAGTCGCCGGCATCATCCCTGAGGCGAAACGCGTGCTTGAGGAGGAGGAAGAGCACGAGCGGAGACTGCTGGCTATTCTCGATGAGGAGTGGTTGCAGTATATCGGCTCCATCGTGCTTGGGCTGAGCGATGCGCTGGTCGAGTTGACGGGCGCTCTGGCCGGGCTGACCCTGGCGCTGGCCAACAGCCGGCTCATCGCGCTGATCGGGCTGATTACCGGCATCGCGGCCGCGATGTCGATGGCCGCTTCGGAGTATTTGTCGAGGAAGGCCGAAGAAAAGGAGGGCCACTCGCCCTTGAAAGCGGCGGTCTACACGGGCATCGCTTATATCGTGACAGTCGCTCTTCTTGTGGCGTCTTATCTGTTGCTTGCCAATCCCCTCGCGTCCCTGGCGGCCACGCTGTTTTTCGCCATTCTTATCATCGTGGTGTTCACGTACTACCTTGCTGTTGTCCGCGATATGCCTTTCAAACATCGTTTCCTGGAAATGGCCGGCCTGTGTCTCGGGGTGTCCATTGTCAGCTTCGGGATCGGTTTTGTGTTGCGGCAGGCTTTCGGGATCGACCTGTAG
- the dinB gene encoding DNA polymerase IV, which produces MERHILHIDMDAFFASVEQVLNPGLAGKPLIVGGLKTDKRGVVSTASYEARKYGIRSAMPLVEAVRRCPHGIFIRGHFEHYREASEKIRAILDRVSPCVEMASIDEAYVDVTGSQRLFGGDDAIARYIKESIREETRLPSTIAIAPNKLVAKIASDEGKPDGYLRIGTGGVRDFLRPLPLAKLPGAGPRTREVLERLGIMTVGCLADVPVMVLVQAFGPMGYALQRAARGESTTPVQPYSRPKSISRETTFEEDLLDWERIEHIVAYLSERCTHALRENGMEARCVTLKVRYCDFSTYTFAKTLPESTYLDRDVGKALDELLPKARQRRARVRLAGVALTSLTYNQHQLQLFDGERPEKWQRVMHSVDAIRARHGFEFIRFGKSMELGRHVELATPSLSR; this is translated from the coding sequence ATGGAACGCCATATTCTACATATCGATATGGATGCCTTTTTTGCCTCGGTCGAGCAGGTGCTCAACCCGGGGCTAGCCGGTAAGCCCTTGATTGTCGGGGGGTTAAAGACCGACAAGCGGGGCGTGGTGAGCACGGCGTCTTACGAAGCGCGGAAATACGGCATTCGCTCGGCCATGCCCCTGGTAGAGGCCGTACGCAGGTGTCCTCACGGCATTTTCATTCGCGGTCATTTCGAGCATTACCGTGAAGCCTCCGAGAAGATCCGCGCTATCCTCGATAGGGTATCTCCTTGTGTTGAAATGGCTTCCATCGACGAGGCCTATGTCGATGTAACGGGTTCCCAGCGGCTTTTCGGTGGTGACGATGCCATTGCCCGCTATATCAAAGAATCCATTCGTGAGGAAACCCGGCTGCCATCTACCATCGCCATCGCGCCAAACAAACTGGTGGCCAAGATTGCTTCGGATGAAGGCAAGCCCGACGGATATCTCAGGATAGGCACGGGAGGGGTGCGTGACTTTCTACGGCCGCTCCCGTTGGCAAAATTGCCGGGGGCCGGGCCTCGAACACGCGAAGTCCTTGAAAGGCTTGGCATTATGACGGTGGGATGTCTCGCCGACGTGCCGGTGATGGTGTTAGTTCAGGCTTTCGGGCCCATGGGATATGCTCTTCAGCGTGCAGCCCGGGGCGAATCCACCACGCCGGTTCAACCGTATTCGCGGCCCAAATCAATCAGCCGCGAGACGACTTTCGAAGAGGACTTGCTCGATTGGGAACGTATCGAACACATTGTGGCCTATTTGTCGGAACGCTGCACCCATGCGTTGCGTGAAAACGGCATGGAGGCGAGGTGCGTAACCCTCAAGGTGCGGTACTGCGATTTCTCGACGTATACCTTCGCCAAAACGCTGCCTGAATCCACGTATCTGGACCGGGATGTCGGCAAGGCCCTCGACGAACTGCTGCCTAAAGCCCGCCAGCGCCGCGCCCGGGTGCGGCTGGCCGGCGTTGCTCTTACGTCGTTGACCTACAACCAGCACCAGTTGCAGCTGTTCGACGGCGAACGGCCGGAGAAGTGGCAGCGGGTTATGCACAGCGTCGATGCCATTCGCGCACGG